Proteins from one Rosa chinensis cultivar Old Blush chromosome 7, RchiOBHm-V2, whole genome shotgun sequence genomic window:
- the LOC112177986 gene encoding protein FAR1-RELATED SEQUENCE 1-like, with protein MEDNVDINEKPNFASPFEMAEQMARVYTHECFKEFYDQLSQCCRFEFSHENDMYMVYIALRKKMENPKGRKIIYAKESDFVSCSCKKFETAGIPCRHIMAFLIFIRLVDRLPDQYILKRWTKSGKAERVFDDLGVEITDNRDLLARRSRLCQYAVDVIDKVMGSEEASGLFLDSLKSVLEQYNSMVADGETVKSAIVPAEQKSLPSQHIYNEPVQVRAKGCGKRLKAGKEKGRLKAAKKANGKDGISIPDNFFGFLFLICREDRSDSSTDEEEYSSTGVDESA; from the exons ATGGAGGACAATGTTGACATCAATGAGAAGCCAAATTTTGCCTCACCCTTTGAGATGGCAGAGCAAATGGCTCGTGTTTACACACATGAATGTTTTAAAGAATTTTATGATCAGTTGTCGCAGTGTTGCAGATTTGAGTTCTCACATGAGAATGATATGTATATGGTGTATATTGCACtgagaaagaaaatggagaacCCCAAGGGTCGTAAAATTATTTATGCCAAAGAGTCAGATTTTGTATCATGTAGCTGCAAAAAATTTGAGACGGCTGGGATACCATGTAGACATATTATGGCATTTCTCATATTTATACGACTTGTTGATAGATTGCCAGATCAATACATCTTAAAGAGGTGGACGAAATCAGGAAAAGCTGAGAGAGTTTTTGATGATCTCGGTGTGGAGATTACAGATAACAGAGATTTGCTTGCCAGGCGGAGTCGGTTATGCCAATATGCTGTAGATGTAATTGATAAGGTTATGGGTAGCGAAGAAGCAAGTGGTTTGTTTTTAGATTCATTAAAGAGTGTTCTGGAGCAGTATAATTCCATGGTGGCTGATGGCGAGACTGTTAAGTCTGCAATAGTGCCAGCTGAACAAAAAAGTCTTCCTTCTCAACACATTTATAATGAACCTGTTCAAGTAAGGGCCAAAGGATGTGGGAAAAGATTGAAGGCAGGGAAAGAGAAGGGGAGATTGAAAGCTGCAAAGAAGGCAAATGGTAAAG ACGGCATATCAATTCCTGataatttttttggtttcttgtttTTGATTTGCAGAGAGGATAGAAGTGACTCGAGTACTGATGAGGAAGAGTATTCCAGCACAGGAGTTGATGAGTCTGCATAG
- the LOC121050654 gene encoding probable sucrose-phosphate synthase has translation MAGNDWVNSYLEAILDVGPGLDDAKSSSSLLLRERGRFSPTRYFVEEVITRYDETDLHRSWVRVCAESNLVVNLDFTLRRRRGVPRRGTVGDISAHNSDSTRGGRMRRINSMDVMANWAAHQKEKKFYIVLISLHGLIRGENMELGRDSDTGGQVKYVVELARALGSMPGVYRVDLLTRQVSSPDVDWSYGEPTEMLNPVNSENPQEELGESTGAYIVRIPFV, from the exons ATGGCGGGAAATGACTGGGTGAACAGTTACTTAGAGGCCATTCTCGACGTCGGTCCCGGCCTCGACGATGCCAAATCTTCGTCCTCGCTGCTGCTCCGGGAACGAGGTCGTTTCAGTCCCACTCGTTACTTCGTCGAAGAGGTCATCACTCGCTACGATGAGACTGATCTCCACCGCTCCTGGGTTCGAGTATGTGCCGAATCTAATCTCGTCGTTAATCTCGATTTTAC gctgCGGCGACGGCGAGGAGTGCCGAGGAGAGGAACAGTTGGTGATATTTCAGCTCATAATAGTGATAGCACTAGAGGAGGAAGAATGCGTAGAATCAATTCTATGGATGTGATGGCGAACTGGGCTGCtcatcaaaaggaaaagaaattctaCATTGTGTTAATAAG CCTCCATGGCTTGATACGCGGTGAAAACATGGAGCTTGGTCGTGATTCTGATACAGGTGGCCAG GTCAAGTATGTTGTGGAACTTGCCAGGGCCTTGGGTTCAATGCCTGGAGTTTATCGCGTTGATTTACTAACAAGACAAGTTTCATCTCCAGATGTGGATTGGAGTTATGGGGAACCAACTGAAATGTTGAATCCAGTAAACTCTGAGAATCCACAAGAGGAGCTTGGGGAGAGTACTGGGGCTTATATAGTGCGTATACCATTTGTG
- the LOC121050655 gene encoding probable sucrose-phosphate synthase produces the protein MILALARADPKKNITTLVKAFGECRPLRDLSNLTLIMGNRDDIDEMSSTNASVLLSILKLIDRYDLYGHVAYPKHHKQSDVPDIYRLAAKTKVLLSVNSNLKWERRGKATYTQEDIDVVRNEWAKFMVKTYIEDRSDPSTDEEEYSSTGVDESA, from the exons ATGATACTTGCTCTTGCCAGGGCAGATCCTAAGAAGAATATTACGACTTTAGTTAAAGCATTTGGAGAGTGTCGCCCTTTGAGGGATCTTTCTAACCTC ACATTAATTATGGGAAACCGCGATGATATTGATGAAATGTCGAGCACAAATGCCTCTGTGcttctttctattttaaagCTGATTGACAGATATGATCTGTATGGTCATGTGGCATATCCGAAACACCACAAGCAGTCTGATGTTCCTGACATCTATCGTCTAGCAGCAAAAACAAAGGTACTTTTATCTGTTAATAGTAATCTTAAG tgggagagaagaGGCAAAGCAACATATACCCAGGAAGATATTGATGTGGTCAGAAATGAGTGGGCAAAGTTTATGGTGAAGACATATAT AGAGGATAGAAGTGACCCGAGTACTGATGAGGAAGAGTATTCCAGCACAGGAGTTGATGAGTCTGCATAG